In the Prochlorococcus sp. MIT 1307 genome, one interval contains:
- a CDS encoding DUF3155 domain-containing protein translates to MSKKRKRISRRRLAGQRVLAHVPIFHLETGEHKPVTAARRYIAEIGLSSPAILNVRRNEHTTDRFFWGEKGLFSAQYAEENHFLFPSLRSIVDAIGESLIFEGLELTADDWEEIEEYEYAFV, encoded by the coding sequence ATGTCAAAAAAGCGCAAGCGGATCAGCCGCAGACGCCTAGCTGGTCAGAGGGTTTTGGCTCATGTCCCAATATTCCATCTCGAGACAGGAGAGCACAAACCTGTTACAGCAGCCCGTCGTTACATAGCAGAGATTGGGCTCTCTTCACCAGCAATCTTGAATGTCCGCCGAAACGAGCACACAACCGACAGGTTTTTCTGGGGTGAAAAAGGCCTATTTAGTGCCCAATACGCGGAAGAAAATCATTTTCTATTCCCTTCACTTAGATCAATAGTTGACGCTATCGGCGAATCTCTCATTTTTGAGGGCCTTGAGCTCACAGCAGACGACTGGGAAGAAATTGAAGAGTATGAATATGCATTTGTTTGA
- a CDS encoding TM0106 family RecB-like putative nuclease, which translates to MNFQSSNIITDRLLRSWVRCKRKAWLDRFGNQTKRVWSAHRALQLDHQQRCLAELLPMKAGKGLRACQQGKKGVIGLRLKGVGPSGELLEAHPPLLERMGGECKWGKYVYRPVLTRQGRKITREHRLTLCFVGLLLEQVQKASVTQGVIVSKAGEYLERQTISLSEKLQDQLKVALIKLNADLKRDEIPQITSDRRKCSLCSWRGICNNEASEQGQLSEISGIGAKREQMLQELGINKLQDLAKTNPQVLSKSLNRFGEQHAAIAHQLVAQAEAQHTGKEKRLSRLQALPELINAPGVLLYDIEADPDNHDDFLHGFVRLNRRNNGEWDLQAAKYQPILTLSDHGEDICWKRINRKLAFFKDWPILHYGETESRSILSLAKRQGAQDIELKELRKRFIDIHARLRLYWLLPLNSYGLKTVASWTNFQWSHAGAEGARALMWWRQWKGAGDKKRGHINALKWLLKYNHDDCLATWSVASWLLKQDSFD; encoded by the coding sequence ATGAACTTTCAAAGCTCGAATATCATTACTGATCGTTTGTTGCGAAGTTGGGTTCGCTGCAAGCGCAAAGCTTGGCTGGATCGATTTGGTAATCAAACAAAACGAGTTTGGTCTGCTCATAGGGCTCTTCAGTTAGATCACCAGCAAAGGTGCTTAGCTGAACTACTGCCCATGAAAGCTGGGAAAGGATTAAGGGCGTGTCAACAGGGCAAGAAAGGAGTCATAGGCTTGCGACTAAAAGGTGTAGGGCCATCAGGTGAATTGTTAGAAGCACATCCCCCATTACTTGAACGAATGGGAGGAGAGTGTAAATGGGGAAAATATGTTTATAGACCAGTCCTGACTCGGCAAGGGCGAAAAATCACACGAGAGCACCGCCTAACTTTGTGCTTTGTTGGCCTATTACTAGAGCAAGTTCAAAAAGCATCAGTCACTCAAGGAGTAATTGTTTCAAAAGCAGGCGAATATCTAGAGCGACAAACAATTTCATTATCTGAAAAGCTGCAAGATCAACTCAAGGTTGCTCTTATCAAGCTAAATGCAGATCTGAAAAGGGATGAAATCCCACAAATCACATCAGATCGCCGCAAATGCTCGCTTTGCTCATGGAGAGGAATTTGCAACAACGAAGCATCTGAACAAGGTCAATTAAGTGAAATAAGTGGGATAGGGGCTAAGCGAGAACAAATGTTGCAAGAACTTGGCATCAACAAACTTCAGGACTTAGCAAAAACCAATCCTCAAGTACTTAGCAAAAGTCTTAACCGTTTTGGAGAACAACATGCGGCAATTGCCCATCAACTTGTAGCTCAAGCAGAAGCACAACACACTGGAAAGGAAAAAAGATTATCTAGACTTCAAGCCTTACCAGAGCTTATTAATGCTCCTGGTGTGTTGTTGTACGACATAGAGGCCGATCCAGACAATCATGATGACTTCCTTCATGGATTTGTTCGCTTAAACCGAAGAAATAATGGAGAGTGGGACTTACAAGCCGCCAAATACCAACCAATCCTTACGCTCAGTGACCATGGAGAAGATATTTGCTGGAAAAGAATTAACCGCAAACTGGCCTTTTTCAAAGACTGGCCCATTCTTCATTATGGTGAAACTGAATCTAGAAGCATTTTGAGCCTAGCCAAAAGGCAAGGCGCGCAAGACATTGAACTGAAGGAACTGAGAAAGCGTTTTATCGACATCCATGCTCGTTTAAGACTCTACTGGCTCCTGCCATTAAATAGCTATGGATTAAAAACAGTCGCGAGTTGGACAAATTTCCAATGGAGTCATGCAGGAGCAGAAGGTGCAAGGGCACTGATGTGGTGGAGACAATGGAAAGGGGCCGGAGACAAAAAAAGAGGCCATATAAATGCCTTGAAATGGCTACTTAAATACAACCATGACGATTGCCTCGCAACTTGGTCAGTTGCATCATGGCTTTTAAAGCAAGACTCTTTTGATTAA
- the cobS gene encoding adenosylcobinamide-GDP ribazoletransferase — MNLLKFRTLSNFTWPRDLAGAWIFYTVLPFFPWIKPRFERIARFAPLIGIVIGLVQAGLWVLLSRIGWEKESIALLTIGVGIWITGGLHLDGLMDTADGLAAGKVKCLKAMKDSRVGAGGVQALIIILLIQLAALIKLNSLVPLAIPIATFWGRCAPFWAIQKFSYLHKNGAGSFHKLHWKRFSELKATLIAITVFLLILNLTPIKSINQFHATIGLLSGVFPAFIFPELIGHKLGGHNGDSYGASVVCVETFMLLFLALFL; from the coding sequence TTGAACTTACTGAAATTTCGCACCCTAAGCAATTTCACATGGCCGAGAGACCTTGCAGGAGCTTGGATTTTCTATACTGTTCTACCTTTCTTTCCATGGATAAAGCCACGATTTGAGCGTATTGCCCGATTCGCCCCCTTGATCGGAATAGTCATAGGCCTCGTTCAAGCGGGTTTATGGGTACTACTTTCTCGAATCGGCTGGGAGAAAGAGTCAATAGCTCTTCTGACCATTGGAGTTGGAATTTGGATTACTGGAGGGCTTCATCTGGATGGACTAATGGATACTGCTGATGGACTTGCCGCAGGAAAAGTTAAATGTTTAAAAGCAATGAAAGACAGCAGAGTTGGGGCGGGTGGAGTACAAGCTTTAATTATTATTCTTCTAATTCAATTGGCAGCACTAATTAAACTTAATTCTCTTGTTCCACTTGCTATTCCAATAGCAACATTCTGGGGTAGATGTGCACCATTCTGGGCAATTCAAAAATTCTCTTATCTCCACAAGAATGGTGCAGGTTCATTCCATAAGCTGCACTGGAAGAGGTTCAGCGAACTAAAAGCAACATTGATTGCTATTACAGTTTTCTTGTTGATTTTAAACCTAACGCCAATCAAATCAATTAATCAATTTCATGCAACAATTGGTTTGCTAAGTGGTGTTTTTCCTGCTTTTATTTTTCCGGAACTAATAGGTCACAAACTGGGTGGTCACAATGGTGATTCCTATGGAGCATCTGTTGTTTGTGTAGAAACATTTATGCTTCTATTTCTGGCATTGTTTCTTTAG
- a CDS encoding photosystem II reaction center protein K — MAAFTFDLLAQLPEAYQAYAPTVDVLPLIPIFFFLLVFVWQAAVGFR, encoded by the coding sequence ATGGCAGCCTTTACTTTTGACTTGCTGGCTCAATTGCCTGAGGCTTATCAGGCCTATGCTCCAACTGTGGATGTGCTACCACTAATTCCTATTTTCTTCTTCTTGCTAGTTTTTGTTTGGCAAGCAGCAGTTGGGTTCCGTTAA
- a CDS encoding Gfo/Idh/MocA family oxidoreductase has protein sequence MTPPMIPVKVGVIGVGNMGWHHARVLSLLKDAELIGVADPDKERGLLATQQFGCKWFADYQTLLKEVEAVCIAVPTLLHHKVGIECLQATKHVLIEKPIAASQEEASSLIKAASKASRLLQVGHIERFNPAFRELIKVVANEEVVVLEARRHSPNADRANDVSVVLDLMIHDLDLILELAQAPVVKLSAVGGRSTDGPIDYVNATLGFNNGVIASLSASKMSHRKIRSLSAHCRGSLVETDFLNHTLQIHRRAHEWYSADHGELLYRNDGFVEEVSTTSIEPLYAELEHFLQCVRGREKPAVDGQQASRALKLADLIEKAVEEPQRELCLEDWV, from the coding sequence ATGACTCCACCAATGATTCCAGTAAAGGTTGGAGTTATAGGTGTAGGCAACATGGGATGGCATCATGCCAGAGTCCTTAGTCTTTTAAAAGATGCCGAGCTAATTGGTGTTGCCGACCCAGACAAAGAAAGAGGCCTCCTGGCTACTCAGCAGTTTGGATGTAAATGGTTTGCGGACTATCAAACACTTTTAAAGGAAGTAGAAGCAGTATGTATTGCCGTGCCTACTTTGCTTCATCACAAAGTAGGCATTGAATGTCTTCAAGCAACTAAACATGTATTAATCGAAAAACCAATCGCGGCAAGTCAAGAAGAAGCTTCTTCATTAATCAAAGCAGCCAGTAAAGCTAGTCGATTACTACAAGTAGGCCACATCGAAAGATTTAACCCAGCATTTCGAGAATTAATCAAAGTAGTAGCCAACGAAGAAGTTGTAGTACTAGAAGCTCGCCGACATAGCCCTAATGCAGATCGTGCAAATGATGTTTCGGTAGTACTCGACCTGATGATCCATGACCTGGATCTAATTCTGGAGTTAGCGCAGGCACCCGTTGTGAAATTATCTGCAGTTGGAGGGCGCAGCACTGATGGACCTATCGATTATGTAAATGCCACCCTTGGTTTCAATAATGGAGTTATTGCAAGTCTGAGTGCAAGCAAAATGAGTCACAGAAAAATTCGAAGTTTAAGCGCACATTGCAGAGGGAGCCTTGTTGAAACGGACTTTTTAAACCACACGCTCCAAATTCATCGTCGTGCTCATGAGTGGTACTCAGCAGACCATGGGGAATTGTTATACCGAAATGATGGTTTCGTTGAAGAAGTAAGTACAACCTCAATCGAGCCTCTTTATGCGGAGCTGGAACATTTTCTGCAATGTGTAAGAGGACGAGAAAAGCCTGCTGTAGATGGCCAACAAGCTTCAAGGGCCCTAAAACTTGCAGATTTAATAGAGAAAGCAGTTGAAGAACCTCAACGAGAACTTTGTCTAGAAGATTGGGTATAA
- a CDS encoding tRNA-modifying protein YgfZ, with the protein MTRNRKLLWDQMMPLLRLEGRGTRSFLHGQTTVDCLSANPDTFVHGCWLSSTGRVRALLEIRLLDEGAEILILGGDAEKLVKGFDQVIFPADQVQIKPLSTIRRVQYLASPNPQRFNEVSWLYPDQSLPNELKPFESAAPENFERWRIEQGLPISKGELNGENNPYELGLFDLISLNKGCYLGQETLAKLANLGKVKQELRFWECDGKISVGERIVKAFSNLDTKESVGLVTSSVIDSVRDCSYGLAMLKRSVLLEEELFLEKDLRTMRIKMPLGFVALPKGD; encoded by the coding sequence ATGACTAGAAATAGAAAACTTCTTTGGGATCAAATGATGCCTCTTCTGAGGCTTGAGGGTAGAGGGACTAGATCTTTTCTCCATGGACAGACAACCGTAGATTGTTTAAGTGCCAATCCAGATACATTTGTTCATGGCTGTTGGTTGAGTAGTACAGGTCGAGTTAGGGCCTTATTGGAAATTCGCTTGTTGGATGAGGGGGCAGAGATTTTGATCCTTGGAGGAGATGCTGAAAAGTTAGTGAAAGGATTTGATCAGGTCATATTCCCAGCTGATCAAGTACAGATAAAGCCTCTGAGCACTATAAGGAGAGTCCAATATTTGGCCTCTCCCAATCCCCAAAGGTTTAATGAGGTGTCTTGGCTATACCCTGATCAATCCTTACCAAATGAACTAAAGCCTTTTGAATCGGCAGCTCCAGAAAATTTTGAGAGATGGAGAATAGAGCAGGGGTTGCCAATTTCAAAGGGTGAGTTAAATGGAGAAAATAACCCTTATGAATTGGGTTTGTTCGATTTGATCAGTCTCAATAAAGGCTGTTATTTAGGACAAGAAACATTGGCGAAATTGGCTAATTTGGGCAAGGTGAAACAGGAACTTAGATTTTGGGAATGTGACGGTAAAATTTCCGTTGGGGAAAGGATAGTTAAAGCTTTTTCAAATTTAGATACTAAGGAGAGTGTCGGTTTAGTTACTTCTTCGGTGATTGATTCAGTAAGAGATTGCAGCTATGGCTTGGCAATGTTAAAACGTTCGGTTTTGTTAGAAGAAGAGCTTTTTCTTGAGAAAGATTTAAGGACTATGAGGATTAAAATGCCTCTGGGCTTTGTCGCTCTTCCCAAAGGAGATTGA
- the tgt gene encoding tRNA guanosine(34) transglycosylase Tgt: MFDFQIKAQCPNTNARAGCFVTPHGRVLTPRFMPVGTLGTVKGVSSSQLAETGAQMILANTYHLHLQPGEAVVHAAGGLHKFMGWTGPILTDSGGFQVFSLAQLNKIDDQGVSFRNPRDGSHIHLTPEKAIAIQMALRSDIAMAFDQCPPYQATENDVEDACDRTHHWLERCIETHDQPDQALFGIVQGGCFLHLREKSAQTVASFDLPGIAIGGVSVGEPIKEIHKLVREVAPLLPEDRPRYLMGIGTFREMTIAVANGIDLFDCVLPTRLGRHGAALVRDERWNLKNACFREDYQPLDQTCTCEACTTYSRAYLHHLVRSGELLGLTLLSLHNLTNLIRFTNAIRQSIIEGCFSEDFAPWKSDSKAHHTW, translated from the coding sequence GTGTTTGATTTTCAGATCAAGGCTCAGTGCCCTAATACCAATGCTAGAGCGGGTTGTTTTGTTACCCCCCATGGGCGTGTGCTGACTCCAAGATTTATGCCAGTGGGCACCTTAGGGACTGTTAAAGGGGTCTCGTCTAGCCAACTGGCAGAAACGGGTGCTCAGATGATTCTTGCTAATACGTACCACTTGCATTTGCAGCCTGGCGAGGCAGTAGTTCATGCTGCTGGAGGCTTGCACAAATTTATGGGTTGGACTGGACCAATCCTTACTGATTCAGGGGGTTTTCAGGTATTTAGTTTGGCCCAGCTAAATAAGATTGATGATCAAGGGGTTTCTTTTCGGAATCCGCGTGATGGCAGTCATATTCATTTGACTCCTGAAAAAGCAATTGCGATCCAGATGGCTCTCAGGTCTGATATCGCTATGGCTTTTGATCAGTGCCCTCCCTATCAAGCTACAGAGAATGATGTAGAGGATGCTTGTGATCGCACCCATCACTGGCTTGAGAGATGTATAGAGACTCACGATCAACCAGATCAAGCTCTTTTTGGCATTGTGCAAGGTGGATGCTTTTTACACCTCCGAGAAAAGAGTGCTCAAACTGTTGCGAGTTTTGATCTTCCTGGTATAGCAATTGGAGGAGTAAGTGTTGGAGAGCCAATAAAAGAAATACACAAACTTGTGCGTGAGGTTGCGCCACTGCTTCCAGAGGATCGGCCTAGGTATTTAATGGGGATAGGTACTTTTCGAGAAATGACAATTGCTGTTGCAAACGGTATTGATCTTTTTGATTGCGTACTCCCTACTCGACTAGGCCGCCATGGTGCTGCTTTGGTTAGAGATGAACGCTGGAATTTGAAAAATGCTTGTTTTCGCGAAGATTACCAACCTTTAGATCAAACCTGTACCTGTGAGGCTTGTACCACTTACAGCAGGGCATATCTTCATCATCTTGTTAGAAGTGGAGAGCTCCTTGGTTTAACGCTTTTGAGTCTGCACAACCTTACTAATTTGATTCGTTTTACTAACGCGATAAGGCAATCAATTATTGAAGGATGTTTTTCAGAGGATTTCGCTCCATGGAAATCAGACTCGAAAGCACATCACACGTGGTAG
- a CDS encoding HAMP domain-containing sensor histidine kinase — MQLSERFLNLVQQQLKSFDSEVGVQRLVVYVAQSKDGQSPSLEAVGQWPSLGRALPPVEDDPGLRAPSPDRRWYPLQEGSILLGVLRAECIGGDQAWSEKLDQRLQATAAALAQCLGLELDRRRLLDELTQQREQIGLMVHQLRNPLAALRTYAQLLLRKLGPDSNHRVLVEGLLSEQDQLNRYVSALDELSQSKLLSFDGPPTSLLLPPVFAGGPSLDVQSLLKPLIERAAATAHLQGRKWFGPREWPVWTNRPRPSGDGVIAEIVANLLENAFRYSSSTIPIGLFINESGLCVWDRGTPIAIDERERIFQKGVRGKDTNDCSGSGLGLALGLQLSEQIGGELKLIIPPSEVDSTLPKEGNAFYLTLPKETMPEIEA; from the coding sequence ATGCAGTTATCGGAACGGTTTTTGAATCTTGTTCAACAGCAGTTAAAAAGTTTTGACAGTGAGGTTGGCGTTCAGCGTCTGGTCGTTTATGTGGCTCAGTCTAAAGATGGTCAATCTCCAAGTTTGGAAGCTGTAGGGCAATGGCCAAGTCTTGGTAGAGCTTTGCCTCCTGTAGAAGATGATCCGGGACTTCGCGCTCCATCCCCTGATAGAAGGTGGTATCCGCTTCAAGAAGGTTCCATCTTGCTAGGAGTCCTTAGGGCTGAATGCATTGGGGGGGATCAAGCTTGGTCTGAAAAACTGGATCAACGCTTGCAGGCGACTGCAGCAGCACTTGCACAGTGTCTTGGGTTAGAACTTGACCGTAGAAGACTTCTTGATGAACTGACTCAACAACGTGAGCAAATAGGGCTCATGGTGCATCAGTTGCGGAATCCATTAGCTGCGTTGCGGACATATGCACAACTTCTCTTGCGAAAACTTGGACCTGATAGTAATCATCGTGTTCTAGTTGAAGGCTTGTTGAGTGAGCAGGATCAGCTCAATAGATATGTATCTGCACTTGATGAACTGAGTCAGTCAAAACTGCTTTCATTTGATGGACCACCTACTTCATTGTTGCTCCCTCCAGTTTTCGCTGGAGGACCTTCATTAGATGTGCAATCTTTGCTGAAGCCATTAATTGAACGAGCGGCTGCTACTGCACATTTGCAAGGGCGTAAATGGTTCGGACCCAGGGAATGGCCAGTTTGGACAAATAGGCCTAGGCCTTCAGGCGATGGAGTAATTGCTGAAATTGTGGCCAATCTTTTGGAGAATGCTTTTCGCTATAGCTCTTCGACGATTCCAATAGGCCTTTTTATAAATGAAAGTGGACTGTGTGTTTGGGATCGAGGCACACCAATCGCTATAGATGAACGAGAAAGGATTTTTCAAAAAGGTGTCAGAGGAAAAGATACTAATGATTGTTCTGGGAGTGGTCTTGGTTTGGCATTAGGACTCCAATTATCAGAACAGATAGGTGGAGAGCTCAAATTAATAATTCCTCCTTCAGAAGTTGACTCTACTTTGCCAAAAGAAGGCAATGCTTTTTACTTAACCCTTCCTAAAGAAACAATGCCAGAAATAGAAGCATAA
- a CDS encoding alpha/beta hydrolase: MENELICEGTAGATHRLILLHGWGADAEDLISLGQVLRKGLKRNKLELIALRAPQLHPGGSGRQWYGLFPPDWSSVPAAIDALKLRIKAFCRTSIGLEKTVILGFSQGGAMALASGCELPLAGLIGCSAYPHPNWSPPENFPPVLLIHGLQDEVVPIDASRKLLTFFKAQQGNVDLLIFEGGHQIPEELIIKIQQALDKWLV; encoded by the coding sequence ATGGAAAACGAACTTATTTGTGAAGGTACTGCGGGTGCCACCCATAGATTGATTTTGCTACATGGTTGGGGTGCAGATGCTGAGGATTTGATTTCTCTTGGTCAAGTGCTAAGAAAAGGACTGAAGAGGAACAAACTTGAATTAATTGCACTTCGGGCTCCTCAGCTGCATCCTGGTGGTTCTGGGCGCCAGTGGTATGGATTGTTTCCCCCTGATTGGTCTTCGGTGCCTGCAGCGATTGATGCTCTTAAGCTTCGAATAAAGGCTTTTTGTAGAACTTCGATCGGTTTAGAGAAAACTGTAATTCTTGGTTTCTCCCAAGGTGGAGCGATGGCATTAGCTTCTGGATGTGAGCTCCCATTGGCGGGATTAATTGGTTGCAGTGCTTATCCACATCCGAATTGGAGCCCGCCAGAAAATTTCCCACCGGTCCTATTGATACATGGACTGCAGGATGAAGTTGTTCCGATTGATGCTTCTCGAAAATTACTGACTTTTTTCAAAGCACAGCAAGGAAACGTCGATCTTTTGATATTTGAAGGTGGGCACCAAATTCCTGAAGAGCTGATAATTAAAATTCAACAGGCACTTGATAAATGGTTGGTTTGA
- the pyrE gene encoding orotate phosphoribosyltransferase has translation MVALPTTKEACKDKLLNMLAGGAYRSGDFTLASGRKSAHYVNCKPVSLSGVGLSLISTLLLDQVQDDALSVAGLTLGADPLVSGVVMKAAQMGRSLDGLIVRKEAKGHGTGAWLEGPLPPKGSLVTILEDVVTTGGSSLKAVNQIREAGFCVKRVVTIIDRQEGGDVAMKNEGLDLISLFLLKEIELRANSFMQ, from the coding sequence ATGGTTGCTCTCCCCACAACTAAGGAGGCTTGTAAAGACAAACTTCTCAACATGCTTGCAGGAGGAGCATATCGTTCTGGGGATTTCACGCTGGCTTCTGGCCGAAAAAGTGCTCATTATGTCAATTGCAAGCCTGTAAGCCTTAGTGGTGTGGGCCTTTCACTGATAAGTACTTTGCTTTTGGATCAAGTACAGGATGATGCTTTATCTGTCGCAGGCTTAACCCTGGGAGCTGATCCTCTTGTTAGTGGTGTAGTGATGAAGGCAGCACAAATGGGACGCTCTCTCGACGGTCTTATAGTTAGAAAGGAGGCCAAAGGGCATGGAACAGGTGCTTGGCTTGAAGGCCCTCTTCCTCCAAAAGGCTCTTTAGTAACAATTCTCGAGGATGTAGTGACAACAGGTGGATCTTCTTTGAAAGCAGTTAATCAAATACGAGAGGCTGGTTTTTGCGTTAAGCGTGTTGTCACTATTATCGATCGTCAGGAAGGAGGAGATGTTGCAATGAAGAATGAAGGCTTAGATCTGATTAGTCTTTTTCTACTTAAGGAGATTGAGTTAAGGGCAAATTCATTTATGCAATGA
- a CDS encoding hemolysin family protein: MRLLILGLLLVLPAFFAAGEVSLLRLRPSRVQRLVEERKPGAKAINRLQRRLRRALMVSQLGGTLALVTLGWIGRGLSARWWPNEQPASRIWDLSLFLVIVLLATIIAGFLPKALVLNRPDTAALHLAPLLEAVMRALAPALALLEAFTSLLLRLVGLNAKWDSLVPALSAEELETLIETGGVTGLRPDEQNILEGVFALRDTQVREVMVPRSRMVTLSLDVQFAELMQEVHRTRHARFLVIGDSLDEVKGVLDLRELAEHISKGTLKANTPLRPYLKPAKMVLEASTLAELLPLFRSGNPLLVVVDEHGGTEGLVTAADLTGEIVGDELQADKEETPLKALEGQHGQWVATGDFEILELNRQLNIDLPESADHHTLAGFVLEKLQHVPVSGETFIYKNVQFEICSMKGPRIDLVKLIFTTNAQEGNQ, from the coding sequence ATGAGACTGCTAATCCTAGGATTATTGCTTGTTCTACCAGCATTTTTTGCTGCTGGAGAAGTCTCTCTGTTGCGACTACGACCTAGCCGTGTACAACGTTTAGTCGAAGAAAGGAAACCAGGAGCAAAAGCAATTAATCGGCTTCAGCGTCGCTTGCGAAGAGCTTTAATGGTTTCACAACTAGGCGGAACTCTTGCTTTAGTAACTCTTGGATGGATAGGTAGGGGGCTAAGCGCCCGCTGGTGGCCTAATGAACAGCCAGCAAGTCGAATCTGGGATCTGAGTCTCTTCCTTGTAATAGTTCTTCTGGCGACAATAATTGCTGGCTTTCTTCCAAAAGCGCTAGTTCTTAATAGACCAGACACCGCAGCTCTTCATCTAGCGCCTCTTCTAGAAGCTGTCATGAGAGCCTTGGCTCCAGCACTCGCGCTCCTAGAGGCATTCACATCACTACTACTGCGTTTAGTTGGCTTAAATGCGAAATGGGATTCATTAGTACCAGCATTATCCGCAGAGGAGTTAGAAACCCTTATTGAAACAGGTGGTGTAACTGGGCTACGTCCTGATGAACAAAACATTCTTGAAGGTGTTTTTGCACTACGAGATACTCAGGTCCGAGAAGTAATGGTGCCTAGATCAAGAATGGTCACCCTCTCATTGGATGTTCAATTTGCAGAACTAATGCAAGAGGTCCACCGTACTCGTCATGCTCGGTTCTTAGTAATAGGCGACTCTTTAGATGAGGTAAAAGGAGTTCTAGATCTCAGAGAACTCGCCGAACATATTTCCAAAGGAACATTAAAAGCAAATACACCACTTAGGCCCTATCTAAAACCCGCCAAAATGGTTCTTGAGGCAAGCACGCTAGCTGAACTTTTACCACTATTCCGTAGTGGTAATCCTCTCCTTGTAGTGGTAGATGAGCATGGCGGAACAGAAGGACTTGTCACTGCTGCAGATTTGACAGGTGAAATAGTGGGTGACGAGCTACAGGCAGATAAAGAAGAAACACCTTTAAAAGCTTTAGAAGGTCAACATGGGCAATGGGTAGCCACAGGAGATTTTGAGATTCTTGAACTAAACCGACAATTAAACATTGATTTACCGGAATCTGCTGATCACCACACACTCGCTGGATTTGTTCTTGAGAAACTCCAACATGTTCCTGTATCAGGAGAAACCTTCATATACAAAAATGTTCAATTTGAAATCTGCTCTATGAAAGGCCCAAGAATAGATCTTGTAAAACTGATATTTACCACAAATGCTCAAGAGGGAAATCAATAG